In Desulfobacterales bacterium, a genomic segment contains:
- a CDS encoding DUF1573 domain-containing protein, with product MVKKIIYVLIFISIIVQNGFCGEENKISPSIFFEEDSFDFNTVIDGTIVLHTFILKNNGKNPLKIEKVNTD from the coding sequence ATGGTAAAAAAAATAATTTATGTTTTAATTTTTATTAGTATTATTGTGCAAAATGGTTTTTGTGGTGAAGAAAATAAAATTTCACCATCGATATTTTTTGAAGAAGACAGCTTCGACTTTAACACAGTTATAGATGGAACGATTGTCTTACATACTTTTATCTTGAAAAACAACGGAAAAAATCCTCTGAAAATTGAAAAAGTAAATACTGATTGA
- a CDS encoding type II secretion system F family protein: MPVYSYKASDRYGKITKGIIESSDEASIIAKLHDMSYIPMKISILGDKGGKYSFSNISVTSLKNNFFFFKRISSKDIMLFTQDLSNLLHAGIPLDRSLNILVDITENERFKDIINNVLNSVKAGAYLSDALSKYQDIFSDFYVNMLRAGEEGGILDIVLARLSVFLESSEEFRDYVKSALVYPIFLMFAGGISIIVLLIFVIPKFAIIFSDMGNNIPMTTLFLLALSDFIRFYWWGIIFIFLGLYLSFIKYKRTSFGRLKIDSIKIKLPFVGGLVRKNELARFARTLGTLSKSGVPILKAIKLVRDIITNKIISNSMENIHKMVKEGERLSKALDHTGIFPSLAVQMITVGEETGKLDEMLLRVAENYEKDVKNMVKKLISFIEPAMILGMGLVVGFIVISMLMAVFSINDMPF; encoded by the coding sequence ATGCCTGTTTATTCATATAAAGCATCTGACCGTTATGGGAAAATAACAAAAGGTATAATAGAATCTTCTGATGAAGCCTCTATCATAGCCAAACTCCATGATATGTCCTATATCCCTATGAAAATAAGTATTCTTGGAGACAAAGGAGGTAAGTATAGTTTTTCCAATATTTCAGTAACTTCTTTAAAAAATAATTTTTTTTTCTTTAAGAGGATAAGTTCAAAAGACATTATGCTCTTTACTCAAGACTTATCGAATCTTTTACATGCGGGTATTCCTTTAGATAGATCCCTTAATATTTTGGTTGATATAACTGAAAATGAAAGATTTAAAGATATTATAAACAATGTTCTAAATTCAGTTAAAGCTGGTGCTTATTTATCTGATGCGCTTTCGAAATATCAAGATATATTTTCGGATTTTTATGTAAACATGCTAAGGGCTGGAGAAGAAGGAGGTATTCTTGATATTGTTCTTGCAAGATTATCTGTTTTCCTTGAAAGTTCGGAAGAATTTAGAGATTATGTAAAATCAGCTCTTGTTTATCCTATTTTTTTGATGTTTGCTGGTGGGATATCCATAATCGTTTTACTGATTTTTGTTATTCCAAAATTTGCAATCATATTTTCTGATATGGGGAACAACATCCCTATGACAACTCTATTTTTGCTTGCATTAAGTGATTTTATCAGATTTTATTGGTGGGGTATTATATTTATATTTTTAGGACTGTATCTATCGTTTATAAAGTACAAGCGAACTAGCTTTGGACGTTTAAAAATAGATTCTATAAAAATTAAACTACCTTTTGTCGGAGGACTTGTAAGAAAAAATGAACTCGCAAGATTCGCAAGAACTCTTGGAACTTTATCGAAAAGCGGTGTTCCAATTTTAAAGGCCATAAAACTTGTACGCGACATTATAACAAATAAAATAATTTCTAATTCCATGGAAAATATTCATAAAATGGTGAAAGAAGGTGAAAGGCTCTCAAAAGCTCTTGATCATACAGGAATTTTTCCTTCACTTGCAGTTCAAATGATAACCGTCGGAGAAGAAACAGGAAAACTAGATGAGATGCTTTTAAGAGTAGCTGAAAACTACGAAAAAGATGTGAAAAACATGGTAAAAAAATTAATAAGCTTTATTGAACCTGCTATGATATTAGGAATGGGACTAGTTGTAGGTTTTATAGTAATTTCAATGCTTATGGCTGTATTCAGCATAAATGATATGCCATTTTAA
- the pilM gene encoding pilus assembly protein PilM, with protein MLFKKSLGVEIRDEKICLVLLNRGFKGFKIENYSVYSIEKEKPLKEKIIFASNIIKEFTNENDIEALDIYIGIPRNIGIIRDIELPSITKENLKSTLSYEIENYVSIPLDEVYFDFQIINEDKDTITVLLVAVKKNDISPYFDLKDLLGVPISGIELSSTAIFNFFIKTDESLDKNGWLIVFENFDKNFEITIIKNNLFTYSTLTDCIEKKEGVCEFLINEIKKINNSFFKKQGNLKLKLFKKDKPENLINDFQKNGIEAFLPKNENSWIFSQGLTAAFGLALRGIEKTPSNVNLLPENLRKKPSKTAEYTMIILVLFVLISLLSWMGSNILRKNITLNQLNSEIQRLSSEVADINRIQRDIEIIEKEITNINNLLNKKISILNILKELTDKIPETAWIENLNLNDDKIQIDGYAKSASALIPLLDASPLFVDVSFISAITKDGGGNERFRIGMKLKQN; from the coding sequence TTGCTTTTTAAAAAAAGCCTTGGAGTAGAAATTAGAGATGAAAAAATTTGTCTTGTTCTTCTTAATAGGGGATTTAAAGGTTTCAAAATAGAAAACTATTCTGTCTATTCAATAGAGAAAGAAAAGCCTTTAAAGGAAAAAATTATATTTGCATCTAATATAATTAAAGAATTCACTAATGAAAACGATATTGAAGCACTTGACATTTATATTGGTATACCAAGAAATATTGGAATTATAAGAGATATAGAACTTCCATCTATAACAAAGGAAAATCTCAAATCCACACTTTCCTATGAAATTGAAAATTACGTATCTATTCCCTTAGATGAAGTTTATTTTGATTTTCAAATAATTAATGAAGATAAAGACACAATAACAGTCTTATTGGTAGCTGTAAAAAAAAATGATATAAGCCCTTATTTTGACTTAAAAGATTTGCTTGGGGTCCCTATTTCTGGAATAGAGCTTTCTTCAACAGCTATTTTTAATTTTTTTATAAAAACGGATGAGTCTTTAGATAAAAATGGTTGGCTAATAGTATTTGAAAATTTTGATAAAAATTTTGAAATTACTATTATAAAAAATAATTTATTTACATATTCCACCTTAACTGATTGTATAGAAAAAAAAGAAGGGGTTTGTGAATTCTTAATAAATGAGATAAAAAAGATTAATAATAGTTTTTTTAAGAAGCAAGGTAACTTGAAGCTCAAACTTTTCAAAAAAGATAAGCCAGAAAATTTGATTAACGATTTTCAAAAAAATGGAATAGAGGCTTTTTTACCTAAAAATGAAAATTCATGGATTTTTTCACAAGGGCTTACAGCGGCCTTTGGACTTGCTTTAAGGGGGATAGAAAAAACACCCTCAAATGTTAATCTGCTGCCAGAAAATTTGAGAAAGAAGCCAAGTAAAACGGCTGAATACACTATGATAATTTTAGTTTTATTTGTATTAATATCATTATTATCATGGATGGGAAGCAATATTCTAAGAAAAAATATTACATTAAATCAGTTAAATTCAGAAATACAAAGACTATCTTCTGAAGTAGCTGATATAAACCGTATCCAACGTGATATTGAAATAATCGAAAAAGAGATTACTAATATAAATAATTTATTAAATAAAAAAATTTCAATCCTAAATATACTCAAAGAATTAACTGATAAAATACCTGAAACAGCTTGGATTGAAAATTTGAATCTTAATGATGATAAAATTCAGATAGATGGATATGCAAAGTCAGCGTCAGCGCTTATTCCATTGCTTGATGCATCGCCTCTATTTGTAGATGTATCGTTTATTTCCGCAATAACAAAAGATGGCGGCGGAAATGAGAGATTTAGAATAGGTATGAAACTTAAACAAAACTAA
- the gspG gene encoding type II secretion system major pseudopilin GspG translates to MEKRNESKNKEKGFTLIELLIVMIILGLLAALVGPPAIKKLGQSKTKATKAQITLLETSLDMFRMDVGRYPTTEEGLNALVQKSQNIERWDGPYLKKGVPNDPWGKPYQYKCPGEHGDFDIISYGADGKIGGDDENCDISSWENVK, encoded by the coding sequence ATGGAAAAAAGAAATGAATCAAAAAACAAAGAAAAAGGTTTTACTTTGATTGAGCTTTTAATCGTAATGATTATTCTTGGACTTCTTGCAGCGCTTGTTGGCCCACCAGCTATTAAAAAGCTTGGACAATCAAAGACAAAAGCTACAAAAGCTCAAATAACTCTTCTTGAAACATCCCTTGATATGTTTAGAATGGATGTAGGTAGATATCCTACAACGGAAGAAGGGCTTAATGCCCTTGTCCAAAAATCCCAAAACATTGAAAGATGGGACGGTCCTTATTTGAAAAAGGGAGTGCCAAATGATCCCTGGGGCAAACCTTATCAATACAAATGTCCCGGAGAGCATGGTGATTTTGATATTATTTCATATGGTGCTGATGGGAAAATAGGAGGCGATGATGAAAATTGTGATATATCAAGCTGGGAAAATGTAAAATAA
- a CDS encoding rhodanese-like domain-containing protein has product MLIKTMIKEISLLTGISLICAFTINFISPRGIPFVGNWKILSEKKRNINLPSGIEINDIDVARSIYDEKKYIFVDARHPEAFKEGHIKKAINLPISFFDDSIAGFLENYPLDTPLIVYCSSKDCHESSMLSQNLLDLGYLNVKIFVEGYRGWTMKGYEIEK; this is encoded by the coding sequence ATGCTCATAAAAACTATGATAAAGGAAATATCGTTACTTACAGGAATATCTCTTATTTGCGCTTTTACAATAAATTTTATTTCTCCAAGGGGGATCCCATTTGTTGGAAATTGGAAAATTTTGTCTGAAAAAAAAAGAAATATCAATCTTCCAAGTGGTATTGAAATCAATGATATAGATGTGGCGAGATCCATATATGATGAAAAAAAATATATTTTTGTGGACGCACGGCATCCGGAAGCTTTCAAAGAAGGCCATATTAAAAAGGCTATAAATTTACCTATTAGTTTTTTTGATGATAGTATTGCGGGCTTTCTTGAAAATTATCCTTTAGATACTCCTTTAATAGTATATTGTTCAAGTAAAGACTGCCATGAAAGTAGTATGCTTAGCCAAAATTTATTAGACTTAGGCTATTTGAATGTAAAAATATTTGTCGAAGGCTATAGAGGATGGACAATGAAAGGATATGAAATTGAAAAATAA
- a CDS encoding general secretion pathway protein GspK → MASSSNKGIAILFVLWVLTLLSIIAGEFCYTMRTELKITSNFKEETQGYYIALAGYYKAIFELIKKEDDTNIKNTSNKDDENNIEWRINSDLPFISFESGIFKVRIENESGKININKAQGGTLKLLLKNFDISDKEKDIIVDSILDWRDKDNLHRINGAEDDYYQTVLTPYECKDDDFDSIEELLLVRGVTSALFCELKDIITVYGDSSPVININQPQNKGFDYNKININAAHRELLSCLPGITDEKVEEILEFRKSKDFKNFAELFSILGSEYYTSVTPYITFDLLPYYTIISQGNITNSKAKGQVRVLIKINKAIDEKFKVVQWYS, encoded by the coding sequence ATGGCTTCATCATCAAATAAAGGAATAGCTATTTTATTTGTTCTATGGGTTCTAACGCTTCTTTCCATTATTGCTGGCGAATTTTGTTATACGATGAGAACTGAATTAAAAATTACCAGCAACTTTAAAGAAGAAACTCAAGGGTATTATATTGCTTTAGCTGGATATTATAAAGCTATTTTTGAACTTATAAAGAAAGAAGATGATACTAATATAAAAAACACATCTAACAAAGACGATGAGAATAACATAGAATGGAGGATAAATTCTGACCTTCCTTTTATTTCTTTTGAATCGGGCATTTTTAAAGTAAGAATAGAAAATGAGAGTGGCAAAATTAATATAAACAAAGCACAGGGAGGCACTTTAAAGCTTCTACTTAAAAATTTTGATATTAGTGATAAAGAAAAAGATATCATTGTTGATTCTATTCTTGATTGGAGAGACAAAGATAATTTGCATAGAATAAATGGAGCAGAAGATGATTATTACCAAACTGTTTTAACTCCTTATGAATGCAAAGATGATGATTTTGATTCAATTGAAGAACTTCTTCTTGTACGGGGAGTAACTTCAGCTTTATTTTGTGAACTAAAAGATATAATTACTGTATATGGCGACTCATCACCTGTTATAAACATTAATCAACCTCAAAATAAAGGGTTTGATTATAATAAAATCAATATCAATGCTGCTCATAGAGAATTACTATCTTGTTTGCCTGGTATTACAGACGAAAAGGTAGAAGAAATATTGGAATTCAGGAAATCTAAAGATTTTAAAAATTTTGCTGAACTTTTTTCCATTTTAGGCTCCGAGTATTATACATCTGTAACGCCTTACATAACTTTCGACCTGTTACCTTATTATACAATTATATCTCAAGGTAACATTACAAACTCTAAAGCTAAAGGGCAAGTTAGAGTTTTGATAAAAATAAATAAAGCTATTGACGAAAAATTTAAGGTGGTACAATGGTACAGTTAA
- the gspE gene encoding type II secretion system ATPase GspE, which produces MTISYNEYPNEPVILENLSIKFMKQSKFIPIQVYNNIIKIAIVDINDLSTIDTLKQISGMRLEIVEGTEEDIIDAIERLYGSGRQSIETIIEEADKDIYELTQGLDDNIEHLKDIASEAPIIRLVNRLILNAVESGASDIHFEPFDNDFRVRYRIDGLLNEVESPPKKLQAAVISRIKIMAKLDIAERRLPQDGRIKLKIEGKEIDFRVSTLPSIFGESLVMRILDRESLLLDLKQIGFSTNMYEEYIELIAKPYGMVLVTGPTGSGKTSTLYTTLSKINSPEKKIITLEDPVEYQLQGINQIQVSVKIGLTFAGGLRAIVRQDPDIILVGEIRDKETAEIAIQSALTGHLIFSTLHTNDAAGSITRLLDMGVENFLLNSTILGILAQRLIRVNCQACKNKIMPEDRLLKAVGFSKVSGMNFYAGTGCKECRNTGFKGRIGIFELLKVDEDIRKLIIEGASSEKIKESAINKGMVTLRNDGLLKIKNGITTIPEILRVTLEI; this is translated from the coding sequence ATGACAATTTCTTACAATGAATATCCAAATGAACCAGTTATACTTGAAAATCTTTCAATAAAATTTATGAAACAATCCAAATTTATTCCAATCCAAGTATATAACAATATCATTAAAATAGCTATAGTTGATATAAATGATTTATCAACTATTGATACACTAAAACAAATTTCAGGTATGAGACTTGAGATCGTTGAGGGGACAGAAGAAGATATAATTGATGCCATAGAACGCCTTTATGGGTCGGGCAGACAATCTATAGAAACTATAATAGAAGAAGCTGACAAGGATATATATGAACTGACTCAAGGTCTTGATGACAATATAGAACATTTAAAGGATATTGCTTCTGAAGCACCTATTATAAGGCTTGTTAATCGTTTAATATTAAATGCTGTTGAAAGCGGAGCGAGCGATATTCATTTTGAACCTTTTGATAATGACTTCAGAGTAAGATATAGAATAGATGGGCTTCTAAATGAAGTTGAATCTCCCCCAAAAAAACTTCAAGCGGCTGTAATTTCAAGAATCAAAATTATGGCCAAACTTGATATTGCTGAAAGACGTCTGCCTCAAGATGGAAGAATTAAGCTTAAAATTGAAGGCAAAGAAATTGATTTTAGAGTTTCAACTCTTCCAAGCATTTTTGGAGAAAGTCTTGTAATGCGGATTTTAGACAGGGAAAGTCTGCTTTTAGATTTAAAGCAAATTGGTTTTTCAACAAATATGTATGAGGAATATATTGAGTTAATTGCAAAACCTTATGGAATGGTTCTTGTTACAGGACCTACGGGCAGTGGAAAGACATCAACTTTATATACCACTTTGTCAAAAATAAATTCTCCGGAAAAAAAAATTATTACCCTTGAGGATCCTGTTGAATATCAGCTTCAAGGAATTAACCAAATTCAAGTTAGCGTTAAAATTGGTCTTACTTTCGCAGGAGGGCTTAGGGCTATAGTTCGCCAAGATCCTGATATAATACTTGTAGGAGAAATAAGAGACAAAGAAACTGCTGAAATTGCTATTCAGTCAGCTTTAACAGGACATCTTATATTCAGTACCCTACACACAAATGATGCTGCTGGATCCATTACAAGACTTTTAGATATGGGGGTAGAAAATTTTCTACTTAATTCTACTATACTTGGAATATTGGCGCAAAGACTAATTAGAGTTAATTGTCAAGCATGTAAAAATAAAATTATGCCGGAAGACAGGCTTTTAAAAGCTGTAGGTTTTTCTAAAGTATCAGGAATGAATTTTTATGCTGGAACTGGCTGCAAAGAATGCAGGAATACTGGTTTTAAAGGAAGAATAGGAATATTTGAGCTACTTAAAGTTGATGAGGATATAAGAAAACTCATAATTGAAGGTGCAAGCTCTGAAAAAATAAAAGAATCGGCTATAAACAAAGGAATGGTTACTCTAAGAAATGATGGTCTTCTTAAAATTAAAAATGGTATTACAACTATTCCTGAAATTTTAAGAGTAACTCTTGAAATTTAA
- a CDS encoding Hsp70 family protein — translation MEPIVGIDLGTTNSEIAFIINESAEVLKLNDDGIVPSCVGIDNNDQIIVGLEAKNQYAMAPDRTVISVKRLMGTDTKIKMKTSTFLPQEISAFILKSLKERAEKVIGTKVNKAVITVPAYFTDSQRQATREAGEIAGLEVVRIINEPTAAALAYESQSSGTQKILIYDLGGGTFDVSIVKIQEGVVEVLSSTGDNHLGGDDFDDKIIKSLVEHLKNTHKLNVEDNPLTMARLKRAAESAKIRLSYEPYTKIEEDHIGKKFFREIHLIYEMSRIQLEELIEHDLSRTMDSINKALSDANLLASDIDKIILVGGSTRIPKISHLLETKFGMLPHGEIDPDLCVALGAAIQAGREMGIDSTSILLDITPYTFGTSALGEINGVPSYSMFVPIIRRNTKLPTKKSDAFYTVVDNQEAVEVKIYQGEHPDANDNVLIGEYHFKLTKAPAGSVIILDFELDINGILKIKATEKMSGRHINAVIENAVSRFTKTELAVTRKKIDNIWLQGKTSENEELNDSSDESEIIDLVDTSQFDEVIQKAESKLPNASTDDKDDIINLLEDIKDALADGRIQDAADLKKELEDILFYIE, via the coding sequence ATGGAGCCAATAGTAGGAATAGACTTAGGAACAACTAACTCAGAAATCGCATTTATTATCAATGAATCAGCGGAAGTTTTAAAGCTTAATGATGACGGCATAGTTCCATCATGTGTAGGAATAGATAACAATGATCAAATTATAGTTGGGCTGGAAGCAAAAAATCAATATGCAATGGCTCCCGACAGAACAGTGATTTCTGTTAAAAGACTGATGGGCACAGATACAAAAATCAAAATGAAAACTTCGACATTTTTGCCTCAGGAAATTTCTGCTTTTATACTTAAATCATTAAAGGAACGAGCTGAAAAAGTTATAGGAACAAAAGTCAATAAGGCTGTAATTACGGTGCCTGCATATTTTACAGATTCTCAAAGACAAGCGACAAGAGAAGCTGGAGAAATAGCAGGTCTTGAAGTTGTAAGAATTATCAACGAGCCAACAGCCGCCGCTCTTGCTTATGAAAGTCAAAGCTCAGGAACTCAAAAAATTTTAATATATGATCTTGGCGGAGGAACTTTTGATGTCTCTATAGTAAAAATCCAAGAAGGCGTTGTAGAAGTACTTTCCAGTACAGGCGATAACCATCTCGGAGGGGACGATTTTGACGATAAAATAATTAAATCTTTAGTGGAGCATTTAAAAAATACCCATAAACTAAATGTCGAAGACAATCCCCTTACAATGGCAAGGCTTAAAAGAGCTGCCGAATCAGCTAAAATTCGGCTTTCCTATGAGCCTTACACAAAAATTGAAGAAGACCATATTGGTAAAAAATTTTTTAGGGAGATTCATCTTATTTATGAGATGTCCCGAATCCAGTTAGAAGAATTAATAGAGCATGATCTTTCAAGAACAATGGATTCAATAAATAAAGCCTTAAGCGATGCTAATCTTCTTGCATCTGATATAGATAAAATAATTCTTGTTGGAGGATCCACAAGAATACCGAAAATTTCGCACCTTCTTGAAACAAAATTTGGAATGCTTCCCCATGGTGAAATAGATCCTGACCTTTGCGTTGCTCTTGGAGCAGCTATACAGGCAGGAAGAGAAATGGGCATTGATTCCACAAGCATTCTTTTAGATATAACTCCTTATACTTTTGGAACATCTGCTCTTGGAGAAATAAACGGAGTTCCTTCCTATAGCATGTTTGTTCCTATAATACGCAGAAATACAAAACTTCCTACTAAAAAAAGTGATGCATTTTATACTGTAGTTGATAACCAAGAAGCTGTTGAAGTAAAAATCTACCAAGGTGAACATCCTGATGCAAATGATAATGTGTTAATAGGCGAATATCACTTTAAACTTACAAAAGCTCCTGCCGGCAGTGTTATTATTCTTGATTTTGAATTGGATATAAACGGGATATTAAAAATAAAAGCAACTGAAAAAATGAGCGGGCGGCATATTAATGCAGTTATTGAAAATGCGGTATCTCGATTTACAAAAACAGAATTAGCTGTTACAAGAAAAAAAATAGACAATATATGGTTACAAGGAAAAACATCTGAAAATGAAGAATTAAACGATTCTTCTGATGAGTCAGAAATAATTGATTTAGTTGATACATCGCAATTTGATGAGGTAATTCAAAAAGCAGAATCAAAATTGCCTAATGCTTCTACGGATGATAAAGATGATATAATAAACCTCCTCGAAGATATAAAAGATGCTTTAGCCGATGGACGAATACAGGATGCAGCGGATTTAAAAAAAGAGTTAGAAGATATTCTTTTTTATATTGAGTAA
- a CDS encoding type II secretion system protein, whose translation MKKNGFTLLETLVSMMLLAIFLSVIFQLFSGGLKSAKLSDNYNRAIFHAKEKMEELLLQNRIEEGFIDGDFNDGFRWKAKFSEIEKDEKIENKKFPHVFKIDLSIIWMEGEKEKGIEISTIKLAEKSVFENKDDSK comes from the coding sequence ATGAAAAAAAACGGATTTACACTTCTTGAAACACTGGTATCTATGATGCTGCTCGCTATATTTTTGTCAGTTATTTTTCAGTTATTCTCAGGAGGACTAAAATCCGCTAAATTATCCGACAACTATAATCGAGCTATATTTCATGCGAAAGAAAAAATGGAAGAACTTCTCCTGCAAAATAGAATAGAAGAAGGCTTCATTGACGGTGATTTTAATGACGGCTTTAGATGGAAAGCAAAATTTTCTGAAATTGAAAAAGACGAAAAAATTGAAAATAAAAAGTTCCCCCATGTTTTTAAAATTGATTTATCAATAATATGGATGGAAGGTGAAAAAGAAAAGGGCATTGAAATAAGCACAATAAAATTAGCTGAGAAATCAGTATTTGAAAATAAAGATGACTCAAAATAA
- a CDS encoding prepilin-type N-terminal cleavage/methylation domain-containing protein, translating into MTQNKGFTLLELLISLSILSIIVVLVFGAFNIGVKAWEKGEYVIEQLQIRRIALELIKSQISAMVKPMEGKKNDLFLLKGDAQSLSFVSCESIIPGNKFGIVKVKYLIQESNGKKKFSFYEENTAYIKNVADIEFHDLIIDANEIFFEYLKIEHKNKNDPEEYLWTDSWDVSVDKDFPKAIGINLIMNPGDPLIRIISRIN; encoded by the coding sequence ATGACTCAAAATAAAGGTTTTACCCTTTTAGAATTATTGATTTCTTTATCTATTCTATCGATCATTGTTGTTTTAGTATTTGGTGCTTTTAATATAGGAGTAAAAGCTTGGGAAAAAGGAGAGTATGTTATTGAGCAACTCCAAATAAGGAGAATAGCTCTTGAGTTAATAAAGTCACAAATTAGTGCTATGGTTAAACCTATGGAAGGTAAAAAAAATGACTTGTTCTTGTTAAAGGGTGACGCTCAATCATTATCTTTTGTATCTTGTGAATCAATAATTCCAGGTAATAAATTTGGCATAGTTAAAGTAAAATATTTAATACAGGAAAGCAATGGCAAGAAAAAGTTTTCTTTTTATGAAGAAAATACAGCTTATATAAAAAATGTAGCTGATATTGAATTTCATGATTTAATTATAGACGCAAATGAAATATTTTTTGAATATCTTAAAATTGAACATAAAAATAAAAATGATCCTGAGGAATATTTATGGACTGATTCTTGGGACGTGTCTGTTGATAAAGATTTTCCTAAAGCAATAGGAATTAATTTAATAATGAATCCCGGTGATCCTCTAATAAGAATTATTTCAAGGATAAATTAA
- a CDS encoding DoxX family membrane protein translates to MKLKNKIILAKSWIELILRYILGITFVYASFHKIIAPAEFAKIIYGYNLFPDWSINFLAITVPFFELFSGIAIIVGVYPRSAAAIINLMLFAFIVAISINLMRGQEFDCGCFSYGDDGHSSSAAQLLIRDIILFSFGSYVIFFQQKRKYCILNDNAFRN, encoded by the coding sequence ATGAAATTGAAAAATAAAATCATTTTAGCCAAATCATGGATTGAGCTTATTTTAAGATACATTCTTGGGATAACGTTTGTTTATGCGTCATTCCATAAAATAATAGCACCAGCAGAGTTTGCTAAAATTATTTATGGATATAATCTTTTTCCAGATTGGTCTATAAATTTTTTGGCAATAACAGTTCCTTTTTTTGAACTTTTTTCTGGTATTGCTATAATTGTAGGAGTATATCCAAGGTCTGCGGCTGCTATAATAAATCTTATGCTTTTCGCTTTTATTGTAGCCATTTCAATTAATTTAATGAGAGGCCAAGAATTTGACTGCGGATGTTTTTCCTATGGAGACGATGGACATTCTTCATCAGCAGCTCAGCTTTTAATAAGGGACATAATTCTATTTTCTTTTGGAAGCTATGTAATTTTTTTTCAGCAAAAACGAAAATATTGCATTTTAAATGATAATGCTTTTAGGAATTAA
- a CDS encoding GspH/FimT family protein, protein MKVIYNNKGFTLIELIVVLIIIAVSSALVAPRFLSSFSNINLRTAVKKISASLRYARNIAISQKKNIKVVFDLENKKVFISSETTRIFSDIDEMQKNDPEFRFYSLPDGVSIKNTNEINFFEVIFFPKGSNTGGEIMLENEHGKTITIKINYILGTIKIHD, encoded by the coding sequence ATGAAAGTAATTTATAATAATAAAGGTTTTACATTAATTGAACTTATAGTTGTTCTTATTATAATCGCTGTATCTTCAGCTCTGGTTGCTCCAAGATTTTTAAGCTCTTTTAGCAATATAAATTTACGCACTGCCGTAAAAAAAATTTCAGCTTCTTTGAGGTATGCACGAAATATAGCTATATCTCAAAAGAAAAATATCAAAGTTGTGTTTGATCTCGAAAATAAAAAAGTTTTTATAAGCTCTGAAACAACTCGGATATTTTCAGATATTGACGAAATGCAAAAAAATGACCCTGAATTTAGGTTTTATTCTTTGCCAGATGGGGTCTCAATTAAAAATACGAATGAAATTAATTTTTTTGAAGTTATTTTTTTCCCAAAAGGTTCAAATACTGGAGGAGAAATTATGCTTGAAAATGAACACGGAAAAACAATTACGATCAAAATTAATTATATTCTTGGGACGATAAAAATTCATGATTAA